A genome region from Halorussus pelagicus includes the following:
- the glnA gene encoding type I glutamate--ammonia ligase, which translates to MTDGQITASEESGLTEAEQDVLDQIEAENVDFVRLQFTDITGTVKNVSVPASQVEKAFEEGIWFDGSSIEGFVRIQESDMRLEPDPETFAILPWRSDGDTASARLICDVVNTDGTPFEGGPRQVLKSVLAEAEEMGYSVSIGPEPEFFLFEKDENGKATTIPHDAGGYFDLAPKDLASDVRREIIFTLEKMGFEVEASHHEVAEGQHEINFKYDDALSAADNISTFRAVVRAVAEKNDLHATFMPKPIGEINGSGMHSHISLFDEDGNAFADEDDEFNLSETAYNFMGGVLNHAEAFTAVTNPTVNSYKRLVPGYEAPVYVAWSDVNRSALIRVPDAAGASSRFEIRSPDPSCNPYLALAVVIKAGLEGIENDADPGEPVREDIYEFDDAKLDEYGITTLPGSLGQAVDALEDDEVVRDALGEHVTEKFAQAKRADFADYKAHVSSWEEEKYLEKF; encoded by the coding sequence ATGACGGATGGACAAATCACCGCGAGCGAGGAATCGGGGCTGACCGAAGCCGAACAGGACGTACTCGACCAGATCGAAGCCGAGAACGTTGACTTCGTTCGCCTCCAGTTTACCGACATCACAGGAACCGTCAAGAACGTCAGCGTGCCCGCCTCGCAGGTCGAGAAGGCCTTCGAGGAGGGCATCTGGTTCGACGGCTCTTCTATCGAAGGATTCGTTCGGATTCAAGAGAGCGACATGCGTCTCGAACCCGACCCCGAGACGTTCGCCATCCTCCCGTGGCGCTCGGACGGCGACACCGCGAGCGCTCGTCTCATCTGTGACGTGGTGAACACGGACGGGACGCCGTTCGAGGGCGGTCCCCGCCAAGTTCTCAAGAGCGTCCTCGCCGAGGCCGAGGAGATGGGCTACTCGGTCAGCATCGGTCCCGAACCCGAGTTCTTCCTGTTCGAGAAAGACGAGAACGGGAAGGCGACGACCATCCCCCACGACGCGGGCGGTTACTTCGACCTCGCGCCCAAGGACCTCGCCAGCGACGTGCGCCGCGAAATCATCTTCACGCTGGAGAAGATGGGCTTCGAGGTCGAGGCCAGCCACCACGAGGTCGCGGAGGGCCAGCACGAGATCAACTTCAAGTACGACGACGCGCTCTCGGCGGCCGACAACATCTCGACGTTCCGGGCGGTCGTGCGCGCAGTCGCGGAGAAAAACGACCTCCACGCGACGTTCATGCCCAAGCCCATCGGCGAAATTAACGGCTCGGGCATGCACAGCCACATCAGCCTCTTCGACGAGGACGGCAACGCCTTCGCCGACGAGGACGACGAATTCAACCTCAGCGAGACGGCGTACAACTTCATGGGCGGCGTGCTGAACCACGCCGAGGCCTTCACCGCGGTCACGAACCCGACGGTCAACTCCTACAAACGCCTCGTTCCCGGCTACGAGGCACCCGTCTACGTGGCGTGGAGCGACGTGAACCGCTCGGCGCTCATCCGCGTTCCGGACGCCGCGGGCGCGAGTTCCCGCTTCGAGATTCGGAGTCCCGACCCGTCGTGTAACCCCTACCTCGCGCTGGCAGTCGTCATCAAGGCCGGACTCGAAGGCATCGAGAACGATGCCGACCCCGGCGAACCCGTCCGCGAGGACATCTACGAGTTCGACGACGCCAAACTCGACGAGTACGGCATCACCACGCTCCCCGGCAGTCTCGGGCAGGCCGTCGATGCGCTCGAAGACGACGAGGTAGTTCGGGATGCACTCGGCGAACACGTCACCGAGAAGTTCGCGCAGGCCAAGCGCGCCGACTTCGCCGACTACAAGGCTCACGTCTCCTCGTGGGAGGAAGAGAAGTACCTCGAAAAGTTCTGA
- a CDS encoding phosphatase PAP2 family protein: protein MPGRGLGVPEAFERLLSPWIRELFALLTQLGDAWFLFTAVAFLYWFGNRRRGAFALSAILGALALTLALKGLFALPRPPTELHVGHASGYGFPSGHAIGATVLWGLLALVFERGTHRWRAIAAGTVVAVVATSRLVIGVHYVADVVIGIAVGLVYLGALLYVADWNPTRGFVVAAGLSLAALITNGITPDSAAMLAGIVGAGATWWALNGTPSGTVRLPAAVAGLAAFGAVGYAGNELALPLAGVFALNLVVPAGILLLPLVVERAKSGRSASPT from the coding sequence ATGCCCGGACGCGGACTCGGCGTCCCCGAGGCGTTCGAACGACTGCTCTCGCCGTGGATACGCGAGCTATTCGCGCTCCTGACCCAGTTGGGCGACGCGTGGTTCCTCTTTACCGCGGTCGCGTTCCTCTACTGGTTCGGGAACCGACGACGCGGCGCGTTCGCGCTCTCGGCGATTCTCGGCGCGCTGGCGCTGACGCTCGCGCTCAAGGGACTGTTCGCGCTTCCCCGCCCGCCGACCGAGTTGCACGTCGGCCACGCCAGCGGCTACGGCTTCCCGAGCGGTCACGCCATCGGCGCGACGGTTCTGTGGGGACTGCTCGCGCTCGTCTTCGAGCGGGGCACCCACCGGTGGCGCGCAATCGCGGCGGGAACCGTCGTCGCGGTCGTGGCGACCTCTCGACTCGTCATCGGCGTCCACTACGTCGCCGACGTGGTCATCGGCATCGCGGTCGGTCTGGTGTATCTCGGGGCACTGCTGTACGTGGCCGACTGGAATCCGACCCGCGGGTTCGTCGTCGCGGCCGGACTGAGCCTCGCGGCGCTCATCACGAACGGCATCACTCCCGATTCGGCTGCCATGCTCGCGGGTATCGTCGGTGCCGGAGCGACGTGGTGGGCGCTAAACGGGACCCCCAGCGGGACGGTCCGTCTGCCCGCCGCCGTCGCGGGACTGGCAGCGTTCGGTGCAGTCGGCTACGCGGGCAACGAACTCGCGCTCCCGCTCGCCGGGGTGTTCGCCCTGAATCTGGTGGTCCCCGCGGGAATTTTGCTGTTACCGCTAGTTGTCGAACGCGCGAAAAGCGGGCGGTCGGCGTCGCCGACCTAA
- a CDS encoding KH domain-containing protein encodes MQHVKIPQDRIGVLIGEGGETMREIESRAEVRLDIDSENGKVEVEKTGDPILGLKGPEIVKAIGRGFAPDEALTLLDDDMMMLDIIDIDAAARNQNDLERQKGRLIGENGRTRELMEELTGASVVIYGTTMGVIGSPKQVDVVRSAAEMILDGAPHGSVYSFLERKRNEMKREGMEFHQFPG; translated from the coding sequence ATGCAACATGTGAAGATTCCGCAGGACCGAATCGGTGTTCTCATCGGCGAAGGAGGTGAGACGATGCGCGAAATAGAGAGTCGCGCGGAGGTGCGACTCGACATCGACTCCGAGAACGGGAAAGTCGAAGTCGAGAAGACCGGCGACCCCATCCTCGGTCTCAAAGGACCGGAAATCGTGAAGGCCATCGGCCGCGGGTTCGCGCCCGACGAGGCGCTGACGCTACTGGACGACGACATGATGATGCTCGACATCATCGACATCGACGCCGCCGCTCGAAATCAGAACGACCTCGAACGCCAGAAAGGGCGACTCATCGGCGAGAACGGTCGGACCCGCGAACTCATGGAGGAGTTGACCGGCGCGAGCGTCGTCATCTACGGCACCACGATGGGCGTCATCGGCAGCCCCAAGCAGGTGGACGTGGTTCGGAGCGCCGCCGAGATGATTCTCGACGGCGCGCCCCACGGGTCGGTGTACTCGTTCCTCGAACGCAAGCGCAACGAGATGAAGCGCGAAGGGATGGAGTTCCACCAGTTCCCCGGATAA
- a CDS encoding helix-turn-helix domain-containing protein — MSLIAEFSLRSSELVLSAALDAAPDVTVELEQQMATEFDAPVVLFWAFGGDFDRLETGLERDASVRESTVIEEFGGRKLFRVRLDTDNLCPIYPLYQRLGASPMAATGTANGWERRVRFPDRDSVVEMRRLCTERDVTFRLRRLYTPGDTELEDEFGLSSEQRDALTTAERVGYFEVPRDVALDELGEELDVSGQSASERLRRGISKLVSNTLLSDF, encoded by the coding sequence ATGAGTCTTATCGCCGAGTTCTCGCTTCGGTCGTCGGAACTCGTGCTGTCGGCCGCGCTTGACGCGGCCCCGGACGTGACCGTCGAACTCGAACAGCAGATGGCCACCGAGTTCGACGCGCCCGTAGTGTTGTTCTGGGCGTTCGGCGGTGATTTCGACCGACTCGAAACTGGACTCGAACGAGATGCCTCGGTCCGCGAGAGTACCGTTATCGAGGAGTTCGGCGGGCGGAAGCTCTTTCGGGTCCGTCTGGATACCGACAATCTCTGCCCTATCTATCCGCTCTATCAGCGTCTCGGCGCGTCGCCGATGGCCGCGACCGGCACGGCAAACGGGTGGGAGCGACGAGTTCGATTTCCGGACCGGGACTCGGTAGTCGAGATGCGGCGACTCTGCACCGAGCGAGACGTGACGTTTCGCCTCCGGCGGCTCTACACCCCCGGCGACACGGAACTCGAAGACGAGTTCGGTCTGAGTTCCGAGCAGCGCGACGCGCTGACGACCGCCGAGCGGGTGGGCTACTTCGAGGTTCCGCGCGATGTGGCGCTTGACGAACTGGGCGAGGAACTCGACGTTAGCGGCCAATCGGCCTCCGAGCGACTCCGGCGGGGTATCTCGAAACTCGTCTCGAACACGCTCCTGAGCGATTTCTGA
- the thsA gene encoding thermosome subunit alpha, giving the protein MGNQPMIVLSEDSQRTSGKDAQSMNITAGTAVAEAVRTTLGPKGMDKMLVDSTGEVVVTNDGVTILKEMDIEHPAANMVVEVSETQENEVGDGTTSAVVVAGELLETAEDLLEQDIHATTLAQGYRQAAEKAKDLLEEKAIDVDADDTETLERIASTAMTGKGAENSKDYLAELVVRAVQSVADDEGVDTDNIKVETVVGGSIDQSELVEGVIVDKERVHENMPYFVEDANIALLDDALEIKETEIDAEVNVTDPDQLQNFLDQEEEQLREMVDELEAVGADVVFVDGGIDDMAQHFLAEAGIIAVRRAKSDDLSKLARSTGANVISNVSDIEDEDLGFAGSVAQKDVGGDQRIFVEDVEEAKSVSLILRGGTEHVVDEVERAIEDSLGVVRVTLEDGKVVPGGGAPETELALELRDYADSVGGREQLAVEAFADTLEVIPRTLAENAGLDPIDSLVDLRSQHDAGNFESGLDAYTGEVVNMEEDGVVEPLRVKTQAIESATEAAVMLLRIDDVIAAGDLKGGQVDGDDGGDGGPGAGGPGGMGGGMGGMGGMGGMGGAM; this is encoded by the coding sequence ATGGGCAACCAGCCGATGATTGTACTTTCCGAGGACAGCCAGCGAACCTCCGGAAAGGACGCGCAGTCGATGAACATCACCGCCGGGACCGCCGTCGCCGAGGCCGTTCGGACGACACTCGGACCGAAAGGCATGGACAAGATGCTCGTGGACTCCACGGGCGAAGTCGTCGTCACGAACGACGGCGTCACCATCCTCAAGGAGATGGACATCGAGCACCCCGCGGCCAACATGGTCGTGGAAGTCTCCGAGACGCAGGAGAACGAGGTCGGCGACGGCACGACCAGCGCGGTCGTCGTCGCCGGTGAACTCCTCGAAACGGCCGAGGACCTCCTCGAACAGGACATCCACGCGACCACGCTCGCACAGGGGTACCGTCAGGCCGCCGAGAAGGCCAAGGACCTCCTCGAAGAGAAGGCAATCGACGTGGACGCCGACGACACCGAGACCCTCGAACGCATCGCGTCCACCGCGATGACCGGCAAGGGCGCGGAGAACTCCAAGGACTACCTCGCCGAACTCGTCGTTCGCGCGGTCCAGAGCGTCGCCGACGACGAGGGAGTCGATACGGACAACATCAAGGTCGAGACCGTCGTCGGCGGTTCCATCGACCAGTCCGAACTCGTCGAAGGCGTCATCGTGGACAAGGAGCGCGTCCACGAGAACATGCCCTACTTCGTCGAGGACGCCAACATCGCCCTGCTCGACGACGCCCTCGAAATCAAGGAGACCGAAATCGACGCCGAAGTCAACGTCACCGACCCCGACCAGCTTCAGAACTTCCTCGACCAAGAGGAGGAGCAGCTCCGCGAGATGGTTGACGAACTCGAAGCCGTCGGCGCTGACGTTGTCTTCGTGGACGGCGGCATCGACGACATGGCCCAGCACTTCCTCGCGGAAGCGGGCATCATCGCGGTCCGCCGCGCCAAGTCCGACGACCTGAGCAAGCTCGCCCGCTCGACGGGCGCAAACGTCATCAGCAACGTCAGCGACATCGAGGACGAGGACCTCGGCTTCGCTGGCTCCGTTGCGCAGAAGGATGTCGGCGGCGACCAGCGCATCTTCGTCGAGGATGTCGAAGAGGCCAAGTCCGTCAGCCTCATCCTCCGCGGCGGCACCGAACACGTCGTGGACGAAGTCGAGCGCGCCATCGAGGACAGTCTCGGCGTCGTGCGCGTCACGCTGGAGGACGGCAAAGTCGTCCCCGGCGGCGGCGCGCCCGAGACGGAACTCGCGCTCGAACTGCGCGACTACGCCGACTCCGTGGGCGGCCGCGAACAGCTCGCGGTCGAAGCGTTCGCCGACACCCTCGAAGTCATCCCGCGCACCCTCGCCGAGAACGCGGGTCTCGACCCCATCGACTCGCTGGTTGACCTCCGCAGTCAGCACGACGCCGGTAACTTCGAGTCCGGTCTCGACGCCTACACGGGCGAAGTCGTGAACATGGAGGAAGACGGCGTGGTCGAACCCCTCCGAGTCAAGACCCAAGCCATCGAGTCCGCCACCGAGGCGGCCGTCATGCTGCTCCGCATTGACGACGTTATCGCCGCGGGCGACCTGAAAGGCGGTCAGGTTGACGGCGACGACGGCGGCGACGGCGGACCCGGCGCTGGCGGTCCCGGCGGTATGGGCGGCGGCATGGGCGGCATGGGCGGTATGGGCGGCATGGGCGGCGCAATGTAA
- the lrp gene encoding HTH-type transcriptional regulator Lrp, whose product MTYENLDAKLVNALLGDGRASLRSLAEDLNVSVTTISNHLNDLEEQGIIDGYTPKVDYDELGYDVTAIIQLKVEGNALADVTENLRSHDQMISVYEVTGDYDIIAVGKFADTDGMNRGIKTLLNDPDIKESNTSVVLNAASEHEQFELDIDEN is encoded by the coding sequence ATGACGTACGAAAACCTCGACGCGAAGTTGGTGAATGCGCTATTGGGCGACGGCCGAGCGAGTTTGCGGAGTCTCGCGGAGGACCTCAACGTATCGGTCACGACCATCTCGAATCATCTCAACGACCTCGAAGAACAGGGTATCATCGACGGCTACACGCCGAAGGTTGACTACGACGAACTCGGTTACGACGTGACCGCGATCATTCAACTCAAAGTAGAGGGCAATGCACTGGCTGACGTGACCGAAAACCTCCGGAGCCACGACCAAATGATAAGCGTCTACGAGGTCACGGGCGATTACGACATCATCGCGGTCGGAAAGTTCGCCGACACCGACGGGATGAATCGGGGCATCAAGACCCTGCTCAACGACCCGGACATCAAGGAGAGCAACACCAGCGTCGTTCTGAACGCCGCCAGCGAACACGAGCAGTTCGAACTCGACATCGACGAGAACTGA